Proteins from a single region of Dysosmobacter acutus:
- a CDS encoding DUF362 domain-containing protein translates to MAEKAKVYFADFRAADFHENLQQKLYRLMKAAGCGDIDFEGKYVAIKLHFGEPGNLAFLRPNWAKTVADFVRDQGGKPFLTDCNTLYVGGRKNALDHLDSAYLNGFSPLSTGCHCIIADGLKGNDEAYVPVEGGKYVKEAKIGRAIMDADILISLTHFKGHENTGFGGVLKNIGMGSGSRAGKMEQHNAGKPSVNGDKCVGCGTCEEICAHGAAVVGPEGKASIDQDKCVGCGRCLTHCPMDAVYASNDESNDILNCKIAEYTKAVVDGRPCFHISLVIDVSPLCDCYWLNDAPIVQDVGMFASFDPIALDQACADAVNAQPPLPGSALDGENFHECGHDHFHYMHPDTNWETALSHGEALGLGQRQYELIKI, encoded by the coding sequence ATGGCTGAAAAGGCAAAGGTGTATTTTGCGGACTTCAGGGCCGCGGACTTCCATGAAAATCTCCAGCAGAAGCTGTACCGCCTGATGAAGGCCGCCGGCTGCGGGGACATCGACTTTGAGGGCAAATATGTGGCCATCAAGCTGCATTTCGGCGAGCCCGGCAACCTGGCGTTCCTCCGGCCCAACTGGGCCAAGACGGTGGCGGACTTTGTCCGGGACCAGGGCGGCAAGCCCTTTCTCACCGACTGCAACACCCTCTATGTGGGCGGCCGGAAAAACGCTCTGGACCACCTGGACTCCGCCTACTTAAACGGCTTCTCGCCTCTTTCCACCGGATGTCACTGCATCATCGCCGACGGACTCAAGGGAAATGACGAGGCATATGTACCCGTGGAGGGCGGCAAATACGTGAAGGAGGCCAAAATCGGCCGGGCCATCATGGACGCCGACATTCTCATCTCCCTCACCCACTTCAAGGGCCATGAAAACACCGGCTTTGGCGGCGTGCTGAAAAACATCGGCATGGGGAGCGGCTCCCGGGCCGGCAAAATGGAGCAGCACAACGCCGGCAAGCCCTCTGTGAACGGCGACAAGTGCGTGGGCTGCGGCACCTGTGAGGAGATCTGCGCCCACGGCGCGGCCGTGGTGGGTCCGGAGGGCAAGGCCTCCATCGACCAGGACAAATGCGTGGGCTGCGGCCGCTGTCTGACCCACTGCCCCATGGACGCGGTTTACGCCTCCAACGACGAGTCCAACGACATCCTCAACTGCAAGATCGCCGAGTATACCAAGGCAGTGGTGGACGGCCGACCCTGCTTCCACATCTCCCTGGTGATCGACGTGTCCCCGCTGTGCGACTGCTACTGGCTCAACGACGCCCCCATCGTGCAGGACGTGGGCATGTTCGCCTCCTTTGACCCCATTGCGCTGGACCAGGCCTGCGCCGACGCTGTCAACGCCCAGCCGCCTCTTCCCGGCTCCGCCTTAGACGGCGAAAACTTCCACGAGTGCGGCCATGATCATTTCCACTACATGCATCCCGACACCAACTGGGAGACCGCCCTGAGCCACGGCGAAGCCCTGGGGCTCGGCCAGCGGCAGTACGAGCTCATCAAAATCTGA
- a CDS encoding MATE family efflux transporter, with the protein MEQTLRQEDVFFTKADLRHLIIPLVIEQLLAITVGLADSLMVARVGEAAISAVSLVDTVNVLLINAFSALATGGAVVAGQYMGRRELDKASHSGEQLLLFMLEISLLVTVFIYVGKQFILGVVFGRVEADVAAYANTYYLIVEASIPFLALYNAGAALFRVMGNSNISMQVSLVMNGINVAGNALLIFGLHRGVEGVAIPTLVSRVVAAGMILMLLRRPGAALRLKRIPRSHDGPVIRNFLHFGVPNGVESSMFQLGKILLLSTVSGLGTASITANSIANTIGVFQCIAGNAMGLAMVTVVSRCVGAGSYEQARLYTKRLLKMNYIYGLFLNLAILAALPLIIRIYAVSAEASAYATNILIWHGVVGIAIWPLAFTLPQALRAAGDTRFTMITSSLSMWIFRVAIGVVMARSWGFGVLGIWYAMFIDWVVRMAAFVLRFRGHRWEVVRLRD; encoded by the coding sequence ATGGAACAGACACTGCGTCAGGAAGACGTGTTTTTTACAAAGGCGGACCTGCGTCATCTGATTATTCCCCTGGTTATTGAGCAGCTGCTGGCCATCACGGTGGGCCTGGCGGATTCGCTGATGGTGGCCCGGGTGGGAGAGGCCGCCATTTCGGCGGTCTCCCTTGTGGATACGGTGAATGTGCTTTTGATCAATGCCTTTTCTGCCCTGGCCACCGGCGGCGCGGTGGTGGCGGGACAGTACATGGGCCGCAGGGAACTGGATAAGGCCAGTCACTCCGGCGAACAGCTGCTGCTTTTTATGCTGGAAATCTCCCTGTTAGTCACGGTTTTCATCTATGTGGGCAAGCAGTTTATCCTTGGCGTGGTGTTCGGCCGGGTGGAGGCGGACGTGGCCGCCTACGCGAACACCTATTATCTGATCGTGGAGGCCTCCATCCCCTTCCTGGCGCTCTATAACGCCGGCGCTGCCCTTTTCCGGGTGATGGGAAACTCCAACATCTCCATGCAGGTGTCGCTGGTGATGAACGGCATCAACGTGGCGGGCAACGCCCTGCTGATCTTCGGGCTGCACCGGGGTGTGGAGGGCGTGGCCATTCCCACGCTGGTTTCCAGGGTGGTGGCGGCGGGAATGATCCTGATGCTGCTGCGCCGTCCGGGCGCCGCGCTGCGCCTCAAGCGGATTCCACGCAGCCACGACGGACCGGTGATCCGCAATTTCCTCCACTTCGGCGTGCCCAACGGCGTGGAGAGCAGCATGTTCCAGCTTGGTAAGATTTTGCTGCTGTCCACCGTGTCGGGCCTCGGCACCGCCTCCATCACCGCCAACTCCATCGCAAATACCATCGGCGTCTTCCAATGCATCGCCGGCAACGCCATGGGCCTTGCCATGGTGACGGTGGTCTCCCGCTGCGTGGGGGCGGGCAGCTACGAACAGGCCCGGCTTTACACGAAGAGGCTTCTGAAGATGAACTATATCTACGGCCTCTTTTTGAACCTTGCCATTCTTGCGGCGCTGCCGCTGATCATCCGGATCTACGCTGTGTCGGCGGAGGCTTCGGCCTATGCCACCAACATCCTGATCTGGCACGGCGTGGTGGGCATTGCGATCTGGCCCCTGGCTTTCACCCTGCCCCAGGCCCTGCGGGCAGCGGGAGACACCCGCTTCACCATGATTACCTCGTCTCTGTCCATGTGGATTTTCCGGGTGGCCATCGGCGTGGTGATGGCCCGGAGCTGGGGGTTCGGCGTGCTTGGCATCTGGTACGCCATGTTCATCGACTGGGTGGTGCGTATGGCGGCCTTTGTGCTCCGGTTCCGGGGCCACCGCTGGGAAGTGGTCCGGCTGCGGGATTGA
- a CDS encoding AraC family transcriptional regulator: MLDRSEVGKRGYLNEKFRLFHLKDSRAEKLDYHYHEFDKIILLLGGKVTYVVEGVTYFLKPWDVLLVQHNLIHVPIIDPNEPYERIVIWLNADYLAEHSYGGENLSACFDLTRERGFHLLREGKERRLEYMRLVTELEGALRDREFGHELLASTYFLQLLVAINRDAGKDRTAEVTDSYRRDPKMGEILRYIAAHLEEDLSVDAIAGRFYMSRYYLMHRFKETTGYTLHQYVSQKRLLRAGEMIRSGVPVMKAAEQAGFRDYSTFLRAFQGTFHMSPREFNG, translated from the coding sequence ATGCTGGACCGCAGCGAGGTGGGAAAGCGGGGCTATCTCAATGAGAAGTTCCGGCTGTTCCACCTGAAGGACAGCCGGGCGGAGAAGTTGGATTACCACTACCATGAGTTCGACAAGATCATTTTGCTGTTGGGGGGCAAGGTGACCTATGTGGTGGAGGGCGTGACTTATTTCCTCAAGCCCTGGGATGTTCTGCTGGTACAGCACAACCTGATCCACGTGCCCATCATTGACCCCAACGAGCCCTATGAGCGCATTGTGATCTGGCTCAACGCCGATTATCTGGCCGAGCACAGCTATGGAGGGGAGAACCTGTCCGCCTGCTTTGACCTCACCCGGGAGCGGGGGTTCCACCTGCTGCGGGAAGGGAAGGAGCGGAGGCTGGAGTATATGCGCCTGGTGACGGAACTGGAGGGCGCGCTGCGGGACCGGGAATTTGGCCATGAGCTGCTGGCAAGCACCTATTTCCTCCAGCTGCTGGTGGCCATCAACCGGGACGCGGGGAAGGACAGGACGGCGGAGGTGACGGACAGCTACCGCCGGGACCCGAAGATGGGGGAAATCCTGCGCTACATCGCCGCCCATCTGGAGGAGGACTTGTCCGTGGACGCCATTGCCGGCCGGTTCTATATGAGCCGCTACTACCTGATGCACCGCTTTAAGGAGACCACGGGCTACACGCTCCACCAGTATGTGAGCCAGAAGCGGCTGCTGCGGGCCGGGGAGATGATCCGCTCCGGCGTGCCGGTGATGAAAGCGGCGGAGCAGGCGGGATTTCGGGATTATTCCACATTCCTCCGGGCGTTTCAGGGCACATTTCACATGAGCCCCAGGGAATTCAACGGGTAA
- the thyA gene encoding thymidylate synthase produces MSHADQIFLANCREILQSGVRDTDQQVRPKWEDGTPAHTIKKFGIVNRYDLRREFPILTLRRTYWKTAVDELLWIWQKKSNNIHDLNAHIWDAWADETGSIGKAYGYQLGVRHRYPEGEFDQVDRVLYDLRHNPASRRIMTNLYTFADLHEMNLYPCAYSMTFNVSGRILNGILNQRSQDMLAANNWNVVQYAVLMHMMAQVSGLEAGELVHVIADAHIYDRHVPIIRRMLDASPAPAPVFHIDPSVTDFYAFTRDSFSLEGYTPSPFEEKIPIAV; encoded by the coding sequence ATGAGCCATGCCGACCAGATATTCCTGGCCAACTGCCGGGAAATTTTGCAAAGCGGCGTCCGGGACACGGACCAGCAGGTGCGTCCCAAGTGGGAGGATGGCACGCCGGCCCACACCATCAAGAAATTCGGCATTGTCAACCGCTATGACCTGCGCCGGGAGTTCCCCATTCTCACGCTGCGGAGAACCTATTGGAAAACCGCCGTGGACGAGCTCTTGTGGATTTGGCAGAAAAAGTCCAATAACATCCATGACCTGAACGCCCACATCTGGGACGCCTGGGCCGACGAGACCGGTTCCATCGGCAAGGCTTACGGCTATCAGCTTGGCGTCCGCCACCGCTATCCGGAGGGGGAATTTGACCAGGTGGACCGGGTGCTCTACGACCTCAGGCACAATCCCGCCTCCCGCCGGATCATGACCAATCTCTACACCTTTGCCGACCTCCATGAGATGAACCTCTACCCCTGTGCCTACTCCATGACCTTCAATGTCTCCGGGCGCATCCTCAACGGCATTTTGAACCAGCGCTCCCAGGACATGCTTGCCGCTAACAACTGGAATGTCGTGCAGTACGCCGTGCTGATGCATATGATGGCCCAGGTCTCTGGCCTTGAGGCCGGCGAACTGGTCCACGTTATCGCCGACGCCCATATCTACGACCGTCATGTGCCCATCATCCGGCGCATGTTGGACGCGTCCCCCGCCCCCGCTCCCGTCTTTCATATAGACCCGTCCGTCACGGACTTTTACGCCTTTACCAGGGACAGCTTTTCCCTGGAGGGTTATACGCCTTCTCCCTTTGAGGAGAAAATTCCCATTGCGGTATAA
- a CDS encoding dihydrofolate reductase has product MNAIVAVAQNWAIGRDGKLLFRLSEDLKHFRRLTEGGTVIMGRKTLESLPKGQPLANRDNIILSAQPGIKVPGATVVHSFDQALAMVQGRDRVFVIGGGSIYAKLLPYCQRAYVTMVDARADADTYFPNLDRHPDWELFSASELVADNGYTFRYLEYTRKAG; this is encoded by the coding sequence ATGAACGCAATTGTTGCAGTTGCCCAGAACTGGGCCATCGGCAGAGACGGCAAACTGCTGTTCCGCCTGAGCGAAGACCTGAAGCACTTCCGCCGACTGACAGAGGGCGGCACCGTCATCATGGGCCGCAAAACGCTGGAGTCCCTGCCAAAGGGGCAGCCTCTGGCCAACCGGGACAACATCATCCTCTCCGCCCAGCCCGGCATCAAGGTGCCGGGCGCCACGGTGGTGCATTCCTTTGACCAGGCGCTGGCCATGGTGCAGGGCCGGGACAGGGTGTTTGTCATCGGCGGCGGATCCATCTACGCCAAGCTCCTGCCCTACTGCCAGCGGGCCTACGTCACCATGGTGGACGCCAGGGCCGACGCCGACACCTATTTCCCCAATCTGGACCGCCATCCCGACTGGGAGCTTTTCAGCGCCAGCGAGCTCGTGGCCGACAACGGCTACACCTTCCGTTACCTTGAATATACCCGGAAGGCGGGATAG
- a CDS encoding zf-HC2 domain-containing protein, protein MKCEIVRDLLPLYCDNVCSAESRAEVEAHLKECAGCRREMEELRAPLPEEELRAADKEASALKRLSREWERGKWKAKLRGAAIAAAVCAVIVGAFLAATQGFWFPVDPKNISITNVRQLSDGRVVYHMSVNDDKAIREIRFEFDEEGNAYFVPKRALYTEKRTLPGQTGDSDLILDLPVMNGYARDRGYDTEITRAWYGRGEDAVLLWEEGMELPRASVEDEINWGDRN, encoded by the coding sequence ATGAAGTGTGAAATTGTTCGCGACCTGCTGCCGCTGTACTGCGATAATGTCTGCTCGGCGGAGAGCCGGGCGGAGGTGGAAGCACATCTCAAAGAGTGCGCCGGCTGCCGGAGGGAGATGGAGGAGCTCCGCGCCCCCCTGCCGGAGGAGGAGCTCCGTGCGGCGGATAAAGAGGCGTCGGCGCTGAAAAGGCTCTCAAGAGAGTGGGAGCGGGGCAAGTGGAAGGCAAAGCTGCGGGGGGCGGCCATCGCGGCTGCGGTGTGCGCGGTGATAGTCGGGGCTTTTCTGGCGGCGACGCAGGGGTTCTGGTTCCCGGTGGACCCGAAGAACATTTCGATCACCAACGTGCGGCAGCTCTCCGACGGGCGGGTGGTGTACCACATGAGCGTCAACGACGACAAGGCGATCCGGGAGATCAGGTTCGAGTTTGACGAGGAGGGCAACGCGTACTTTGTGCCCAAGCGTGCGCTCTACACGGAAAAAAGGACGCTGCCGGGCCAGACGGGGGACTCAGATTTGATACTGGACCTGCCGGTCATGAATGGATACGCCCGTGACCGGGGCTATGATACGGAGATCACCAGGGCCTGGTACGGACGGGGCGAGGACGCCGTCCTCCTCTGGGAGGAGGGGATGGAGCTGCCCCGCGCCTCGGTGGAGGATGAGATCAACTGGGGGGACAGGAATTGA
- a CDS encoding RNA polymerase sigma factor — MPDFEEVYRLYFADVYRYALALTRDEAAAEEITQETFFRSLTAIDGFRGECQLRVWLCQIARNLYFRACREQKRFRQAEMEEGDEGIEESFCDRDAARRLHRLLHDLEEPYKEVFSLRTFGELPFAQIGELFGKTESWARVTYFRARRKLKERLT, encoded by the coding sequence ATACCGGATTTTGAAGAAGTCTACCGGCTGTATTTTGCCGATGTGTACCGCTATGCCCTGGCCCTGACCAGGGACGAGGCAGCAGCGGAGGAGATCACCCAGGAGACCTTTTTCCGCTCTCTCACCGCCATCGACGGCTTTCGCGGGGAGTGCCAGCTGCGGGTGTGGCTGTGCCAGATCGCAAGAAACCTCTATTTCCGTGCCTGCCGGGAGCAAAAACGGTTCCGTCAGGCGGAGATGGAGGAGGGGGACGAGGGCATCGAGGAATCGTTTTGCGACCGTGACGCGGCCCGCAGGCTCCACCGCCTGCTCCACGATCTGGAGGAGCCCTACAAGGAGGTGTTCTCCCTGCGGACCTTCGGCGAACTGCCCTTTGCCCAGATCGGCGAGCTGTTCGGAAAAACAGAGAGCTGGGCCCGTGTGACCTATTTCCGGGCGCGGCGGAAATTAAAGGAGAGGCTTACATGA